The window CGTTTAGAAATTTACATAATCAGCTGGATTCCCTTAACAATGAAGAATCGCTTGTTTGTGCACTATATAAAAATGCATTAACTAGTGTTAAACATGTTCAACAAGCTGATCGAACGAATGAAATGATATTCCCTTTTGAGGAGGATCAGGAATTACATGACCGGATTGCCCAGCTTGGAACTGCGATTAAAGTACCTTTTATACTATCGAGGTTTCATAAACTGACTGATTTTGAGATTGCAGCAATTACAGATACTTCTGTGGAAATCGTGGAACGAGCAATTACTGAAGCGTCCCATAACTTAGAAGTTGCGCAATTAGATAAAAAGCTGGAATTCCTTTATAAGTCATATGGGCGAATAACGACTTCATTCAGAAAAGAGCAGGTTTTGGCAAAACCGCAAAAGGAGATACAGGCGACTGGGAAATTGAAACAAACGCTATCTAAGAAGGCCATAATATCCTGGATTGCAGGGGTACTCGTTCTTCTCATTCTTGTAGCAGTCCCAGTTGTTACAGGGGAAGAGTATAAAAAAGCTTCAGCAGAAAGATATATTGAACGGCTGAAAGCTACGTTTGAGAAGGAAATTGATAGCCGTTATATCCAATTGGGTCTGACGAAATTGACTGAAAAAGATAGGATCGTATTGGGTCATAATATGTTCGATGACCAAGCACGTGAAGAATTCGAGGCGATGACGAGCAGATACGAACGCGTTATTGCTGAAACGGGAACACTGAATAAAAAGAAGATTAATGAGGAGTACAAAGAAATAATAAAAACAGTAGAGTTACCATCTGAAATGGCTGAGCAACTAGTTAAAAATTCACATGCGAACGATAAGGTGAAAAGCGAGGAATTCATAAAGGACTATTTGAAACAGTATGACATAATCCAACAAGCGTATTACATGATATTTATAAAACATGAACAAGTTATCACGGATGCAATCGGTAGTGAAGGCAGATCTCTCGAGAAGTTTATGGAGAAAAAAGATACCTATCCTGAAGACTTGCAAAAAGCATTGGATGGAATGATTAAACAAAACATCTACCCAACTTTTATAAATGAATGGGGAATAGTATCTCCAAGTTACGGCAGTAATGATTTCAGTGCTAAAATCCGATCCTCAATTCATAAAGATTTAGGTGGTTTTTTTACATTATTGGAATCCGGCCCTTTCGTCTCTTATCCGGGCCTATCACATTCTCTTAATGATTCGGTTGATTATTTATTGGATATGGAAAAAACCTTGATGGCGACAACGATGGATGATGAAAAAACGTACATGCTCGGTGGGGCTTACAGCGAACTCTTTTATGAAATCATAGGAGGGGAGGATCCCGATAGTATATTGGGAACTGATGGTAAGGTGAAAAAGGAGTTTCGTAAGGCTTGGAAAAGAATAGAATCTGCTGAAGAGGAGTCACCGTCAGCTTACTTTATGAAAATGATTAGTAGCGAAATGAAGGCGGGAGACTGGACTGGATCGGAAAGCCGTAATCGTTTTCAACCATTTCAACTTAAGCGGGCGTTGAAACTTACTAAAAGTGGAGAACTTGATACTTCTAAAAAGGATGGAATTAATAAACCCGAGACGGATATTGAGATGGTGTCATTTCCTAATCATTACTTTGAGAAGACAGTTAGAGATACTTACTATTCATTCTCGTCGAAACTTGACCAATCTGAATTACAGGGGGTAAGTCCTTTGGTTATTTTAGGTGTCTATTTTTTTGCAAATGATCAAGAAGATCCAGAAACAATGTGGCATCTATACAGTGAAACACAAATTTCAGCCACGCTTGAAGAATTTACCGAAGAATGGAGGCCATTAGACATGAATTTTTTTAGTCTAGATACTCTCAATTTTAATGGTATCGAAGAAGTGGCAGGTTCAATCGGATTTTACCGCGGAAATGAGTATGTTAACGGTGCACAGATGGTTTTGAATAATGATTTAGTATGGGAAATCGATCATATTGACTTAGATATGCTGCTAGTTGAATAAGGGGGTGACTTCGTAATGGAAGAACCTAGTCGGATTGAAAAGGTGAATAATGGGAGTCTTGTAGCATTTGAAGAGTGGATGGATATTTACTCATGTGACATTGAACGGTTTGCTTTTCAGTATGGCTATTCTCCAGAGCAATCCGGCAAAGTGGCTGAGGCAACTTTTGGAAAAATAGTTACGGTAGTAAAAACTTATGTAAATGAAGATAATATCCAACTTGAGCTATATAAAATAGCGGTCGAAAAGTGCACGCTTTCTGAATTGATTAGTCCACTTCCAAGTGGCATTTTGGCCTTTGAGGAAGACGAACAGCTACATCATCAGATTGTCCAGTTAACAAGGGAAGAGAGGTTAGTGTTCATTCTTTCTCGGTTTCATAGTATGAGTGACGAAGAAGTGGCAGTGATTATTGGAATTTCGGTGGATGAAGTACGGCGTTCACTCACTGCCACCTTCTATCATCTGAAAGGTGGGAATTTGGAAAAGAGGCTAGAATTTCTCGATAAATCATATAGGAGAGTCCGCTCTTCATTCAGAAAAGAAATGGTTTTTCGGGATCCGGTTAAAAATTTGACAGAAGTTCGAGTTGAAAAGAAATCAATAACAAAGAAGGTTCTTTTTTCATGGATTGCTGGTGTTCTTTTACTAATTATCCTGCTTACAATTTCAGTCGTGACAAGCGACGAATACAAGAAGTCTTCCGATGAAAAGTATCTAGCGCGCTTGAAAACTTCTTTTGAAAATGAAATAGCAACAAAGTTCAAGACATTAGGGCTCGTTGAACCTAAAAGGGAAGAGCAAGAATTCTACGGAGACATGAACGGGCATGACGAACGTCAACAGTTTGAGGAGTTAACAAAGAAACTTCAAATGCAAATAACTGCCAATGAAAGGATAAACAGGGGAAACGTGCAGGAACAGTACGAAGAAATTATGGCAAATTTGGAATACCCTTCCGAAATGATTGCTAAGCTTTTGAAAAATCCATTGACGGATGACAGAGCTGCAAGTGAGGCGTTTATAAAGGCGTATATAAACGAAGTCAACTGGATTAGTAGTTTGTATGGTGTTGCCTTATACGAATATGAAGGTGTAATTTCAGAAAAACTTGAAAATGGAACGATAGATGTTGAAAAACTACTTCTGAAAAAAAATACATATCCAGAAGAGCTTAGAAAAGTTTTGGGAACAATGGAAGATCAAAACCTTGGGCTCTTCAATGACTCAGAATGGAATTACCTCTATCCTATATATTTGGAAAGTGAAGTGGGTTCGGCGATACGAGATTCAATTCATGAAGATTTTAAAGGATATATAACGTTTTTGGAAACAAATCCAATTAATTATTCGGCAATTCATTCGGAATCGACTCTTCGACAAATGGCAGATTACATCGTAGAACTAGAGAATGTATTACTTACTGATCAACAAGAGGATCGTTCCTATCAAAATGTGCTTAATTATTATAACAACCTGTTTTATGAGGGATTTATTCGAAATGAAGATGGTCGGTTAAGGGGAAGTGATGGGAAATTGAAAAAAGAGTACCGTTCAGCTTGGGGAAAACTGGCTAACACGGGAGAAGACTCGCCATCGGCCTACATTATGAAACAAATCGTGAAAGAAATGGAAGAGAGTGACTGGGAGACGTCGGATAGTTTAGAACGGCTTGAGCACCATCATCTCTATGATGCTGTGGGTCTCGCCAAAAGAGGAGACCTCCACCTATTTTCTTTTGAAAGTGCCATACAAGAAAACGGGAACGAAGTGGCAGTCAATGATCCTGAGTACGTTCGAGAAGTCGAAACGACTTACGTTAATTTCTCAAAGGGACATATGTATAGTACTTTGGCTGGCGTTAAGCCATTAGTCGTATTCGGCGCCTATCTGTATGCCAATGAACAAGAAGATCCAAAGACGATGTGGCATCTGACTAATTATGAATCTATTTCGCTTACGGAGGAAGAATACATTACTAATTGGAAGAAACAGAAGTACGACGTTGGAGAGGCGGATACTTTATTCGCGGAGATGGGGCCCATTACATTAAATGACGTTCCGATTATCCCAATTAGTTATAGGGATGGAGAAGACCTTATCTATGATGGGTGGTTAATTTGGGATGAAGGGATAGGAATATGGTTGATTGAAACAGCTCCGGAAGCTATCGTAGAGCAGTGACTGTATATGGCTATCAGACTGCCATAATTTTGCTTGCCCTTTATAAACATGGTATAATTTTAAGTGGCCTTAAGGGCAGAATCGATACCAAAATAGATTGGGAGCTGTTTTAAATGGCGCGAAAATATGAAGCTGGAGAAGAATTTTCCGGCAAAGTAACAGGCATTCAACCATACGGTGCATTTGTTGCACTTGACGATGAGACACAAGGACTTGTCCACATTTCTGAAATCACGTACGGATTTGTAAAAGACATTAATGAATTTCTCGCTATTGGACAAGAAGTGAAAGTGAAAGTATTAGAAGTAGACGAAGCGGCAGGGAAGATCAGTCTATCAATCCGAGCTCTTCAAGAAGCACCGGCTGCAACACGAAAAGA of the Sporosarcina sp. FSL K6-1508 genome contains:
- a CDS encoding RNA polymerase sigma factor, with amino-acid sequence MEEFDLIQKVRAGEIEAFEKWMDIYSVDIECFAVQYGCSVKQVGEVAEETFRNLHNQLDSLNNEESLVCALYKNALTSVKHVQQADRTNEMIFPFEEDQELHDRIAQLGTAIKVPFILSRFHKLTDFEIAAITDTSVEIVERAITEASHNLEVAQLDKKLEFLYKSYGRITTSFRKEQVLAKPQKEIQATGKLKQTLSKKAIISWIAGVLVLLILVAVPVVTGEEYKKASAERYIERLKATFEKEIDSRYIQLGLTKLTEKDRIVLGHNMFDDQAREEFEAMTSRYERVIAETGTLNKKKINEEYKEIIKTVELPSEMAEQLVKNSHANDKVKSEEFIKDYLKQYDIIQQAYYMIFIKHEQVITDAIGSEGRSLEKFMEKKDTYPEDLQKALDGMIKQNIYPTFINEWGIVSPSYGSNDFSAKIRSSIHKDLGGFFTLLESGPFVSYPGLSHSLNDSVDYLLDMEKTLMATTMDDEKTYMLGGAYSELFYEIIGGEDPDSILGTDGKVKKEFRKAWKRIESAEEESPSAYFMKMISSEMKAGDWTGSESRNRFQPFQLKRALKLTKSGELDTSKKDGINKPETDIEMVSFPNHYFEKTVRDTYYSFSSKLDQSELQGVSPLVILGVYFFANDQEDPETMWHLYSETQISATLEEFTEEWRPLDMNFFSLDTLNFNGIEEVAGSIGFYRGNEYVNGAQMVLNNDLVWEIDHIDLDMLLVE
- the yugI gene encoding S1 domain-containing post-transcriptional regulator GSP13 translates to MARKYEAGEEFSGKVTGIQPYGAFVALDDETQGLVHISEITYGFVKDINEFLAIGQEVKVKVLEVDEAAGKISLSIRALQEAPAATRKDDRPRKSLQARVDESDAEGFNSLKDKLQDWIEKSGQ
- a CDS encoding RNA polymerase sigma factor; translated protein: MEEPSRIEKVNNGSLVAFEEWMDIYSCDIERFAFQYGYSPEQSGKVAEATFGKIVTVVKTYVNEDNIQLELYKIAVEKCTLSELISPLPSGILAFEEDEQLHHQIVQLTREERLVFILSRFHSMSDEEVAVIIGISVDEVRRSLTATFYHLKGGNLEKRLEFLDKSYRRVRSSFRKEMVFRDPVKNLTEVRVEKKSITKKVLFSWIAGVLLLIILLTISVVTSDEYKKSSDEKYLARLKTSFENEIATKFKTLGLVEPKREEQEFYGDMNGHDERQQFEELTKKLQMQITANERINRGNVQEQYEEIMANLEYPSEMIAKLLKNPLTDDRAASEAFIKAYINEVNWISSLYGVALYEYEGVISEKLENGTIDVEKLLLKKNTYPEELRKVLGTMEDQNLGLFNDSEWNYLYPIYLESEVGSAIRDSIHEDFKGYITFLETNPINYSAIHSESTLRQMADYIVELENVLLTDQQEDRSYQNVLNYYNNLFYEGFIRNEDGRLRGSDGKLKKEYRSAWGKLANTGEDSPSAYIMKQIVKEMEESDWETSDSLERLEHHHLYDAVGLAKRGDLHLFSFESAIQENGNEVAVNDPEYVREVETTYVNFSKGHMYSTLAGVKPLVVFGAYLYANEQEDPKTMWHLTNYESISLTEEEYITNWKKQKYDVGEADTLFAEMGPITLNDVPIIPISYRDGEDLIYDGWLIWDEGIGIWLIETAPEAIVEQ